The DNA region CTCGAGATGGCGCTGTTCGTCGCGTTCCTCGTGCTCGTGACCTGCAGTGGAAATTTCCTGTGGCTCTCGGTCGGTTTATTGGGGCTCGGGCTTGCCCTCGGGTGCGACTATCCAACGGCGCATCTCGTGATTTCGGAAAGCATCCCGAGCAGTTTCCGCGGACGGCTGGTGCTGGGCGCGTTTGGGTTCCAGGCGGTGGGCGCGCTCGTTGGGACGGTGATCGGCTACCTCATCCTGCGGGATCACGAATCACTCGCCGACTGGCGGTGGATGTATGCCACGGCGATCGGGCCGGCGGTTCTGGTGACGATCGGGCGATTTTTCATTCCGCAGAGCGGCCATTGGCTGGTGGCGCAGGGACGCATCCCGGAGGCGGAGCGCGAGCTGCACCGACTGCTCGACCGCGAGCCGCCGTATCCCAGCCAGTTCCGGATCGTGGACCCCGATGCGGAGATGGCGAAGACGGCGGATCGCAAGCCGCGGTTCGCGAAACTTTTCAAGCGGAAGCATCGCCGCGCCACCATCCTGGCCTCGCTGCCGTGGTTCCTGCAGGACCTCGCGACCTACGGGATCGGGATTTTCACGCCCACGATTCTCGTCGCGGCGATCGGCGGCGGGGACAGCGGTCCGGCACGAAATCTCGCCGACCTCATTCACGGCGACATGATGGCCGCGAAGGGCGCGGCGTTTCTGGATGCGCTGCTGCTTGTGGGCATCGTCGGCGCGATCATCCTCGCCGATCGCGTGGGGCGCATTCGCCTCCAGATCCTCGGCTTCATTGGCTGCGCGGCCGGATTGCTCCTCGCGGCGCTGTCGTCCTACGCGAGCGATCCGCTCCGGCTGACGCTGATTTTTGCCGGCTTCATGCTCTTCAATTTCATGACGAATCTCGGGCCGAACGCGATGACCTACCTGATCGCCGGCGAGGTGTTCCCCACGCACATTCGCGGGATGGGCGCAGGGTTCGCCGCTTCGTTCGCGAAGATCGGCGCGGTGCTTACGGCATTCCTGTTTCCGATCTTGCTCAGCCATCTTGGCACCACGACGCTGCTGTTCGGGCTCGTCGTCGCTTCGCTCGCCGGCGCCGTGGTGACATGGCGCTTCCACATCGAGACGATGGGAGTGAACCTCGAAAAAATCGACAGCAGCGAGCCGGCCTAGGCCAGAGCTTCGCGAACGAGCGCGGCGATGGCGGGCGGCAGGTCGAGCGCGAGCGCGGCCTGCTGCGCGGCGGGGCTCATCTTGCGCCAGGTCTTCTGCAGGATGCGGAGGAATTTTTCGCGCGGGTAGTCGGCGTGCTGGGCGGCGAAATCGGCGATTTCGTTTTCCAGAAAGACGAGGCAGGCGGCGTCTTCGAGCGCCTGGGTGCCGGGGTTCGTCATCAGCCCGGTCTTGGAGACCCAGGTTGCGACGTCGTCCGCTTCGGCGGAGGAGACATCTGCCTCGCGGAGCAGCTCGCGGGCGCGGGCGGCCTGGGATTTGTAGAGGCCCTGGCGCCAGGCGTAGTAGCCGGCCTTGCCTTCGGGATAGGTGGCGCGGGGGACCGTCCAGCGTTCGAGGTGCTGGCAACGCGCGGCGAGACGCAGCAAGGGCGAGGCTTCCGGAACGAGGCGGGCGACCCACTCCTCCATGCGATCGGCGTAGACGAGTTCGGCGGGAGTGCCGGCGTCGGTGCGCGAGGGATCGGCGGCATGAGCAGCGTCGATCAACTCCCGGGCGCGTTCGTAGGACATGAGCCGGAGTGTGCGGCGGTGGCCGGGGAAATTCCAGCGTCTAGAGTGGGGGGCGGTCGCCGGGAGCCTCGTCGAGGATGTCGTCGGGAGTGAACATTCTCCGGTCGGCGCCGGCGGAGCGGAGGTCCATCGTGTCGCGGGAGAGCTTGTGGAAAAAGTAGGGTTCGCCCCAGCGGTCGAGCAAGGCGCCGTCGGCATCGAGCAGGGTTTTCTCCGGGGCGAGGAAACGGATTTTCTTCGGGTTATCGCCGAGGAGGGCGCGGGTGATCTCCGCATTCTCGCCCCCGGGGGGATTCTCGTGGAAGACGACGTGGTAGTCGCCGAGCAGGGCGCGCACGATCCCGAGATCCTCGGCGGCGCTTTGGGCCGGAGCGTTGAGAGATTTTGCGGCGGCGATG from Chthoniobacterales bacterium includes:
- a CDS encoding MFS transporter, translating into MSEPKPKTVQEYIDETPNWSDGTRVSEAPMTSMQWRIWMLATAGKFFEGLVIFMTGVALPLIVREFGLDATGKGIVSAAPLFGILIGATALGGLADRFGRKAMFILEMALFVAFLVLVTCSGNFLWLSVGLLGLGLALGCDYPTAHLVISESIPSSFRGRLVLGAFGFQAVGALVGTVIGYLILRDHESLADWRWMYATAIGPAVLVTIGRFFIPQSGHWLVAQGRIPEAERELHRLLDREPPYPSQFRIVDPDAEMAKTADRKPRFAKLFKRKHRRATILASLPWFLQDLATYGIGIFTPTILVAAIGGGDSGPARNLADLIHGDMMAAKGAAFLDALLLVGIVGAIILADRVGRIRLQILGFIGCAAGLLLAALSSYASDPLRLTLIFAGFMLFNFMTNLGPNAMTYLIAGEVFPTHIRGMGAGFAASFAKIGAVLTAFLFPILLSHLGTTTLLFGLVVASLAGAVVTWRFHIETMGVNLEKIDSSEPA
- a CDS encoding DUF4202 domain-containing protein → MSYERARELIDAAHAADPSRTDAGTPAELVYADRMEEWVARLVPEASPLLRLAARCQHLERWTVPRATYPEGKAGYYAWRQGLYKSQAARARELLREADVSSAEADDVATWVSKTGLMTNPGTQALEDAACLVFLENEIADFAAQHADYPREKFLRILQKTWRKMSPAAQQAALALDLPPAIAALVREALA